In a single window of the Coregonus clupeaformis isolate EN_2021a chromosome 10, ASM2061545v1, whole genome shotgun sequence genome:
- the LOC121575256 gene encoding 5'-AMP-activated protein kinase subunit gamma-1-like codes for MDCIPLSVDDVDCKKEPLLEDSEYNVYTRFMKSHRCYDLVPTSSKLVVFDTSLQVKKAFFALVSNGVRAAPLWDCKKQCFVGMLTITDFINILHRYYKSPLVQIYELEEHKIETWREVYLQDSFKPLVSISPNESLYDAVSSLLKNKIHRLPVIDPLTGNTLYILTHKRILKFLKLFISEMPKPAFLGQTLEELGIGTFHKIAVVRSDTPLYTALGIFVEQRVSALPVVDDNGRVVDIYSKFDVINLAAEKTYNNLDVTVTKALQHRSQYFEGVLTCSTHDTLESIINRLVEAEVHRLVVVDEQEVVKGIVSLSDILQALVLTNGDGDKGTA; via the exons ACTCTGAATATAATGTCTACACCCGGTTTATGAAGTCTCATCGGTGCTATGACCTGGTCCCTACCAGCTCCAAGTTGGTGGTGTTCGATACTTCACTGCAG GTAAAGAAGGCATTTTTCGCTCTGGTGTCCAATGGGGTGAGAGCAGCACCACTCTGGGACTGTAAGAAGCAGTGTTTTGTAG GTATGCTTACCATCACAGACTTCATCAACATCCTCCATCGCTACTACAAGTCTCCTTTG GTGCAGATATATGAGCTGGAGGAGCACAAGATAGAGACGTGGAGAG AAGTCTACCTTCAAGACTCCTTCAAGCCCCTAGTCAGCATATCCCCGAATGAAAG tctgtatGATGCAGTGTCGTCTCTGCTGAAGAATAAGATCCACAGACTGCCTGTGATCGACCCTCTGACAGGGAACACTCTCTACATCCTCACTCACAAGAGGATCCTCAAGTTCCTCAAGCTCTTT ATATCGGAGATGCCGAAACCTGCTTTCTTAGGCCAGACTCTAGAGGAGCTGGGCATCGGAACATTCCATAAGATTGCAGTGGTGCGTTCTGACACACCTCTTTACACAGCACTTGGCATCTTTGTGGAGCAGAGAGTGTCTGCCCTGCCTGTCGTCGATGACAATG gacGAGTGGTGGACATTTACTCCAAATTTGATGTCATT AACCTAGCAGCAGAGAAGACGTACAACAACCTGGACGTGACTGTGACCAAAGCCCTGCAGCACCGCTCTCAGTATTTTGAGGGAGTGCTCACCTGCAGTACACACGATACGCTGGAGTCCATCATCAACAGACTGGTGGAGGCAgag gtgcaCAGGCTGGTGGTGGTTGATGAGCAGGAGGTGGTGAAGGGGATCGTCTCTCTCTCCGACATCCTCCAGGCACTGGTGCTCACTAATGGAGACGGAGACAAGG GAACTGCTTGA